One segment of Lytechinus variegatus isolate NC3 chromosome 13, Lvar_3.0, whole genome shotgun sequence DNA contains the following:
- the LOC121425970 gene encoding tripartite motif-containing protein 72-like, giving the protein MASNEKGRSFIQITRAMAVSPTTAVEIMKKVLTCDLCKGILKEPRYLGCHHTFCTECLLTQAENSEESCKVICPTCLETTRLSTGDVRAILNSNKIAGEIVKIISPKSQSTFRDIYFYSSVQIKEYEGYQGAGVADIMKSPARDTPSMSIKEICNFENSLEETNDVLQRRQSQAGQEQSQVRNHQGISSRTPDDHEGTPLTHRSTETATTGENNCYECCILI; this is encoded by the exons ATGGCTTCAAACGAGAAGGGACGTAGCTTTATCCAG ATCACCCGAGCTATGGCAGTATCCCCCACGACCGCGgtggaaatcatgaaaaaggtgctAACATGCGACCTTTGCAAAGGCATCCTGAAAGAACCAAGGTATCTCGGATGTCACCACACGTTTTGTACGGAGTGCCTCTTGACCCAAGCAGAAAATTCAGAAGAAAGCTGTAAAGTCATCTGTCCCACCTGCCTGGAGACTACCCGACTCTCTACAGGAGACGTACGAGCTATTCTAAATTCGAACAAGATTGCCGGCGAGATTGTGAAGATCATAAGCCCTAAGTCTCAAAGCACATTTCGTGACATATATTTCTATTCTAGTGTTCAAATAAAAGAATACGAGGGCTACCAAGGTGCTGGTGTGGCAGACATCATGAAATCACCCGCCCGTGATACGCCGAGCATGTCTATCAAGGAAATCTGCAACTTTGAGAATAGCTTGGAGGAAACCAATGATGTATTGCAACGTCGCCAGAGCCAAGCCGGGCAGGAGCAAAGCCAAGTCCGGAATCATCAAGGCATCTCTTCGAGAACCCCGGATGACCACGAAGGTACACCGTTGACTCATCGGTCAACAGAGACGGCAACGACCGGAGAAAATAACTGCTATGAATGCTGTattctgatataa